In Henriciella litoralis, the genomic window CAAGCAATTGAGGAAATGTCCAGCTAAGTTGCGATTATCCGAGAGTTTTCTTGTCATGTCTGACGGGTCACCTAAACTCGCCAGATATGACAACTGCGCTCGTTCCAACCGCGCCTCCAGCTGACGCTCCGCAGGATGGCCCTCTTCTCTTTGGCTGTGTGCTTGATGGGCAAGGCGGCTGCACCCTCTTGAACTGGTCAGATGCGATGGTCTGGAAACCCAGTCGCACAGGTGAAGTCCTCTGGCTTCATCTCGACAGGGTTTTCACGGGCCTCGACGATTGGCTCCAGAAAAGCCTCAATCTGAACGAGGCGACCGCAGAGCTCCTGCTATCGAATGAGACCCGGCCCCGGGCCTTCCGTGAGGGCGAAAGCCTCATCACGGTCTTGCGTGGGATCAACTTTAATCCAGGCGCCGAACCTGAAGACATGATCGCCATGCAGATCTGGTGTGACGGCAATCGTCTGATCACCTTGCGCCGGCGTCGGCTTCAGACACCCCGGGACGTTTTTGCCGAGTTGCAGGCCGGCAACGGGCCGACATCAGCGGGCGAGCTATTCACCCTTCTTGCCGAGCAGCTCGTGGTGAAGATGAACTATTCCATCGTCGATATGAATGATCGTATCGACGAGATGGAAGAAGATGAGGATACCGACACGGACGAATTGCTGTCGGAGATCGCCACGATCCGGCGCAACTGCCTCGGTCTCAAACGCTATATGTCACCGCAGCATGAGGCGATGCTCACCATACAAAAATCGCCGCCCGGCTGGCTGTCTGAGGCGGATCTGTCAGAAATCCGCGAGACCGGCGAACGGCTAAGGCGCTATCTGGATGACCTTGATGTCTCGAAGGAAAGCGCGCTCGTCTTGCAGGATGATCTGAACAATCGCGCTGCCGCAAAAATGAACCAGACGATGTACATGCTGTCGCTGGTCGCCGCGATCTTTCTACCCCTTGGCTTCATTACCGGTTTACTTGGAATTAATGTTGGTGGCATGCCCGGCGTTAATTCTGGTAGCGCGTTCTGGATCACTTGCGCTGCACTCGTAGTCCTGATGGGACTTCTCTTCATGGTCTTCAGGAAACTTAAATGGCTCTAATCAGCATCAATTCGCTTTTCGCCCATCAGGCATCTCAACCGGCAGAGGAAATCGCCGAGGAGTTGCCGACGTCCGACACGTCTGGAAATGGCGCGCAGGACACAGGTGGTGGCGGTGATGGTGCAGGCGCAGCCGGCAGCGATGGCTCGGACGGAGACCTTCTCCAAAGCCATATGGACCTGGACGAAATCCAGGACCAAGTCATGGGCGGTTTGCAGAGCTTCCAGGAGAACTTCATTTCCTGGGAGTCGCTATGGCAGCTCTGCGCCGTCATTGCTGCGCTGGCGCTCGGTTACATCTGTTCGCGCTATCCGGCCAAGCGGCTGCGCGCCTATGCCGACAGCCGGGAGAGCCGGGATGTCCTCACACGCCTCTCAAAATCGATCGCCAAGATTATCTGGCCGGCCTTTTCCGTGGCCTTTCTGTGGATCGCCACAGCCGGTTTCGAGGCCATTGGCCTGCGAAATGAAGGGCTCCGCGTCGCGGCCAGTCTGCTGAATGCCTGGATCGTGGTGCGGTTCGTCACCTCAAACCTCAAGCCGGGCTTCTGGCAGACATTTATCGCGGTCATCGCATGGACGATCGCCGCCCTCTATATCCTGCATTTGCTTGGGCCGGTTACAAACGCGCTTAATGCTGCAGCCTTCTCTGTCGCCGGCGTGAAGATCACCGTCCTTCGTGTGATCACCAGCGTCTTTATCGCGATTGTTGCGCTCTGGGTTGGCCGAGTTGCCGGGGATGCGGCGCAGTCACAGCTTAAATCGACAAAGTCGCTCAACCCCTCCATGGCAGGGCTACTCGGTCAGGCCCTCAAGGTCGCGTTCATGGCGGCGGCGATACTCATTGCGATGTCGTCGCTCGGGATCAATCTTACCGCGCTCACTGTCTTCGGCGGTGCTCTTGGTGTCGGTATCGGTTTTGGCCTTCAGTCGATCTTCTCGAACTTCATTTCAGGCATCATCATCCTGTTCGAACGGACGATTAAGGTTGGTGACTTCATCGAGCTACAATCGGGCGTGAACGGGCTCGTGAAAGAGATCAATATCCGCTCGACGCTGGTCACGACGAATGACAATGTCGATATCCTCGTCCCCAATGAAGAGTTCATCAAGGCGCAGGTCATCAACTGGACCTTGCGGGACGCGCGTCGGCGGATGCGCGTTGGCTTTGGCGTTGCCTATGGAACCGACAAGGAACTCGTCAAAAAGGCCGCTCTCGAGGCTGCGGAGGAAGTCGACTGGACGTTCGGCGGTCTTCCCGGCCGTGAGCCACAGGTCTGGCTCGTCGGCTTTGGCGATTCCAGCCTGGATTTCGAACTCGTTGTCTGGCTGACCGAAGAAGCGGTGAAAAAACCGGCCCGCGTAAAGGCGGACTATTATTGGGCGCTTCATACAGCGCTCTACAAATACGAAATCGAGATTCCGTTTCCACAGCGCGATATCAACTTCCGGAATGCGGGTCAGTTTGTCGTTCAGTCCCGCAGCGAAAAAGGGGAAACAGGCGAGAGCTGACCTAGCGCTTGACCCAATCAAGCGCCGCCTGAAGCGCCGAATCCGGGCCATTGCCATTGTCGGCGACAACCTCATAGCGCGGGCGCCATTCATGCCTGTCGGTGCCTTTGACGTGCATCAAATTATAGGTCGGAAAGCGGACGGAATAGGAGCTGCCCGGCAGAGGGAAACTCTCAATTCCGCCCGCCAGCTGCGCCATCTGCGAACCGTAGACACGGCCTCTTTTCAGGCCATCGAACCCGATGGCCATGCCCTCGCCCATACTCCCCGTCCAGCGTCCGACAAGAACCGCGACGCGGCCGCGCGCACGCCAGTCACCACGGGACGCAACGCGTCTGACAGGCTCGCCCTCCCATCGCGGTCCGGCAATCTGATATTTCTTCACGCCCCTGATGAACCGGCCCATGATCGGTTCGGCGACGGAGGTATTGCCGCCGCCAGGCGTGTTGCGCAGATCAATGATCCAGCCATCGGCCTCGCGGAGCTCTTCTAGCGCAGCGTCGAAAGCAGCGACGGTGTCGCGATCGCCGAGCGAATCCTCAATCCGGATATACCCCGTATTTCCCGACAGAAAGGTCGACGTGACAGTGCTTTCCGGACGGGTGGGCCACGGTTTTCCAAGCGCAAGCTTGAGTGTTTCTTCGCCTCGTCGTACCGAAACATTGCGCGGCGCGCCGCGATACCCGGCCGCTTGCGCATTCAGCGCCCAGTTAAGGCGCGCAGCGCTGACCGAGGTGCGCCCATATCGCATCCGTCCTGTTGCAGCGGCAAGAACAGGCACTGAATTCATTGAAATAATCTCGTCGCCAACCTGCAGCCCGGCTTTCGCCGCGCCCGAGCCGCGCCGGACGGCTTTCACCAGGGCTTCGCCATTTTCAAACTCAATCCAGTAGTCGCTGCCTGAGGGAACAAGCCGCGGTGAGACGGCGGAATGCGTGTCCAGAGAAACGTGATTGTCCCACAATTGGTCCAGCATCTGTTCCAGCAGCGCGAGGTGACCGGCAGACGTTTGGGCCGTTTTCTGGGCCGCCCGCAAACGCGACCGGCGGCAGGTTTCTTCCCACACGCTTTTGCGGGTCTCGTAATAGACGTAATGCTCGGTAACGAGTGTGCACAGCGCATCAACGTCCTGCTGAACTGGCGTCTGCGCGGCGTCGATTTCCTGCGCGAAGGACGGTGTCGTAAGAGGCAACCAGGGCCGCATATTTAGTGTCGTAGCGGTGTAAAATACGCCGATGGCGGCCGCTTTCAGGGCAAGTCTGGAGAATAAGGTCAACGGGCCTCCCTCAAAGCCGAAATCACCCTCTCCCCTGCCCGAAAGATGCAGATTGCCCGCCTGCTCACCGCCTGTCCATTTTCCGTCGCAGTCTCTCAGCTGCGCTTGAAACGGATCGACTTGCCGGCAACAAATCCGATGACCAGACAAATCAGGATGAGGAAAATCCGGCGCGTCTCGAAACCGAGCCCCAGGAAATTGACCTGAATGACCGCCATATTCTGCAAGGCGAAAATCAGAACCAGAATGATGAGTAAGCCGGCAAGCCAGGTCTTGGCGTGTTTCATGATGTGGGTCCTTTCGCGGGTCACGTCACCCCAGTAGGACGCCCGGCATCGCACGGGTCAAGCCGCCCCCTGTCGGAACTGGCAGAGCTCCTCGCGAGTTACACCTCTGATGGGCACTCCAAAATTTATCAATCGGATCAGGCAGACAGGTTTCTACCAGAAGCGGCTCGATCCTGTGGTCGATATCACCGGCCGGACCTTGGCCCGCATCGGGCGCGATGATGTCGCGCTCGTGTCTGGCGGCGTGGCGTTTTACGCTTTCCTCTCAATTTTTCCGGCCGTCGCCGCTGCGCTGATGCTGTGGGGTCTGTTCACCTCTTCGGCGGATCTGCGCGACTATTTCGAGGTGATGAACACCTTCCTGCCGAACGAGGCTTACAAGCTAATCACCAATCAGATGATCCGCATCGCGGAGTCCCAGTCCTCGGGCCTTTCATGGGGCGCCGTGATCTCGCTCCTCGTGGCGCTCTGGTCGGCTTCGCGCGGGGCGAATGCCCTGTTGCAGGCTGTTGAGGTCACCTATGACCGGCCGAAGAAACGCGGCTTTCTTGCCCAGAATGGGCTCGCCATAGGCTTTACTGCCGGCGCAATCGTCTTCGCGATCATCTCGCTGGCAGCCATCGGCGCGGTGCCGCCGATTATCGAGGCCCTGCAGCTCGGCGCGATCATAGATGCGGGTTTAAGAATTCTCAGATGGCTCGGCCTGATCGCGCTCTTTCTTGGCGGCATCTATGCCTTCTTGAGAACCGCCCGCCCGCGCGGGGTGAAAGGCACAGAAGGCCAAAGCCGCCGCATCCTTCCGGGCGCCATCGCATCAGCGGTTATCTGGCTGATGGCCTCACTCGGCTTCTCTTTCTATCTCGGCTCATTCGCCGACTATAATGAGACGTTCGGCTCGCTCGGGGCCGTCGCCGCCCTTCTCATGTGGCTCTGGCTGTCTGCCTTCGCGATCTGTGCCGGCGCTGAGCTCAACGGCGTTTACAGCCGCCGCCAGCGCGGCCTGACGACCGACACCGCCAAGGAAGGCGCGCCAGCCGAAGACGAGGAAACGCTGCAGCCGGGCTAAGACAGCCTCCGCCCCTTGCGTCATGCCTTGCAGACGATTGCGTTCCAGCTAGGGTGGCCTCCAACAAGAAAATTCCATGGAGGACACCGCATATGAAACTCTACACATCCGTAGGCCCAAACCCCCAGGTCGTAACGATGTTCATGGCCGAACGCGGCCTGACCGTGCCTGCCGAACAAATCGACATCATCAAGGGTGACAATCGCCAGCCGGACTATTTGAAAACAAACCCGCACGGCCAGGCGCCAGCGCTTGTGCTCGACGATGGTACGCTGATCACTGAGATCACCGCCATCTGCGAATATCTCGACGAAACCCAACCCGGCGACAGCCTGATCGGCTCAACACCTGAAATGCGCGCCCAGACCCGCCGCTGGACCCGCTGGGCTGACCTGAATGTCGCTGATCCTCTGACCGTTGCATTTCGTGGCTCTGAAGGCCTGCCCATGTTCAAGGATCGCGTCGTCTGTGTGCCGGAAGGTGCCCCTGGACTGAAAGCCTATGTGCAGGACCGGCTGAGCTGGCTCAATGAGCATTGGGACGGCCGCGAATGGCTCGCCGGGGACAATTTCTCGCTCGCCGACATTTTGCTGTTCTGCTTCCTCGCCTTCGGTGAACAGGTTGGCCAACCGCTGAACCGGGACTTCAAGAATGTCGCTGACTGGTTCGACCGTGTGGCTGCGCGCGAGAGCGTGAAGGGGTAGGTTTGGGAGGCGAGGCTTTGAGCCATCGCCGTTGCGCTTGTTTGAGCGCTCAGGAGATGGGCCCTCGGACCGCTCACGCGGTCGAGGGTGACGCCTGATGCGGGTGCTCTATGCAAACTTCGAACTTACAAAGTGCGACGCTTGCCGCATGCGTCACTCCCGATGAGCGTTAGCTCATCTGGTAGGCCAGCTCCTAAATACTCCTACTCGCATCCGGCCTCATGCTGAGCTTGTCGAAGCATGCTGGCGCGGCGCTTGTGGCTTCATCCTTCGACAAGCTCAGGATGAGGTTCCGGCGTTTCGGGGCTAGCCTCGGCAGTCCCCTACTCGTCCACCTCGACAACCAGTTCCTCATCGCAAAGTTCGATCGTGCGGTTGAGCTTTGCGACGAAGTCTTTCAGCCCCTCGGTGCCGAATTCGCGTTCGATGCGGGCATTGATTGAGAGCGTCTGGGAATTGGCCTTGGCGATGGCGGTTTCGCCGTTCTTTGTGAGCTTGAGCGCCCAGGCGCGGCTGTCGCTCTGGCTCCGCGTTTTCTCGATCATGCCAAGCGTCATGAGGCGTTTGACCATCGCGGTGATGGCCGAATCGTTGAGCCGCAGGTCGCGTGCAAGACTCGTCTGGTTCAACTCATGGGCGGCATCAATCCGGTTCAGGACGCCAAGCTGGGCTGCGGTAATGCCCGCGACCTCAACCAGCTGGCGGTCAGTGACCTTGCGTAGCATCTGCGCAGCGATCTGGAGCCGTGAATAGACACGCGGATTTCTGGGTTCACTCATTGTCGCATGCCCTTGCACTCTCGTTCACCAGGAAGTATACTTCACTAGTGAAATAAATGACAGCCTTGTTAGGTTCCGCTTCGCAGGTCTGCCCTCTGGAATTTATGTTAAA contains:
- a CDS encoding zinc transporter ZntB, whose translation is MNWSDAMVWKPSRTGEVLWLHLDRVFTGLDDWLQKSLNLNEATAELLLSNETRPRAFREGESLITVLRGINFNPGAEPEDMIAMQIWCDGNRLITLRRRRLQTPRDVFAELQAGNGPTSAGELFTLLAEQLVVKMNYSIVDMNDRIDEMEEDEDTDTDELLSEIATIRRNCLGLKRYMSPQHEAMLTIQKSPPGWLSEADLSEIRETGERLRRYLDDLDVSKESALVLQDDLNNRAAAKMNQTMYMLSLVAAIFLPLGFITGLLGINVGGMPGVNSGSAFWITCAALVVLMGLLFMVFRKLKWL
- a CDS encoding mechanosensitive ion channel family protein, which codes for MALISINSLFAHQASQPAEEIAEELPTSDTSGNGAQDTGGGGDGAGAAGSDGSDGDLLQSHMDLDEIQDQVMGGLQSFQENFISWESLWQLCAVIAALALGYICSRYPAKRLRAYADSRESRDVLTRLSKSIAKIIWPAFSVAFLWIATAGFEAIGLRNEGLRVAASLLNAWIVVRFVTSNLKPGFWQTFIAVIAWTIAALYILHLLGPVTNALNAAAFSVAGVKITVLRVITSVFIAIVALWVGRVAGDAAQSQLKSTKSLNPSMAGLLGQALKVAFMAAAILIAMSSLGINLTALTVFGGALGVGIGFGLQSIFSNFISGIIILFERTIKVGDFIELQSGVNGLVKEINIRSTLVTTNDNVDILVPNEEFIKAQVINWTLRDARRRMRVGFGVAYGTDKELVKKAALEAAEEVDWTFGGLPGREPQVWLVGFGDSSLDFELVVWLTEEAVKKPARVKADYYWALHTALYKYEIEIPFPQRDINFRNAGQFVVQSRSEKGETGES
- a CDS encoding S41 family peptidase codes for the protein MTLFSRLALKAAAIGVFYTATTLNMRPWLPLTTPSFAQEIDAAQTPVQQDVDALCTLVTEHYVYYETRKSVWEETCRRSRLRAAQKTAQTSAGHLALLEQMLDQLWDNHVSLDTHSAVSPRLVPSGSDYWIEFENGEALVKAVRRGSGAAKAGLQVGDEIISMNSVPVLAAATGRMRYGRTSVSAARLNWALNAQAAGYRGAPRNVSVRRGEETLKLALGKPWPTRPESTVTSTFLSGNTGYIRIEDSLGDRDTVAAFDAALEELREADGWIIDLRNTPGGGNTSVAEPIMGRFIRGVKKYQIAGPRWEGEPVRRVASRGDWRARGRVAVLVGRWTGSMGEGMAIGFDGLKRGRVYGSQMAQLAGGIESFPLPGSSYSVRFPTYNLMHVKGTDRHEWRPRYEVVADNGNGPDSALQAALDWVKR
- a CDS encoding LapA family protein; translated protein: MKHAKTWLAGLLIILVLIFALQNMAVIQVNFLGLGFETRRIFLILICLVIGFVAGKSIRFKRS
- a CDS encoding YihY/virulence factor BrkB family protein, with product MGTPKFINRIRQTGFYQKRLDPVVDITGRTLARIGRDDVALVSGGVAFYAFLSIFPAVAAALMLWGLFTSSADLRDYFEVMNTFLPNEAYKLITNQMIRIAESQSSGLSWGAVISLLVALWSASRGANALLQAVEVTYDRPKKRGFLAQNGLAIGFTAGAIVFAIISLAAIGAVPPIIEALQLGAIIDAGLRILRWLGLIALFLGGIYAFLRTARPRGVKGTEGQSRRILPGAIASAVIWLMASLGFSFYLGSFADYNETFGSLGAVAALLMWLWLSAFAICAGAELNGVYSRRQRGLTTDTAKEGAPAEDEETLQPG
- a CDS encoding glutathione S-transferase family protein; amino-acid sequence: MKLYTSVGPNPQVVTMFMAERGLTVPAEQIDIIKGDNRQPDYLKTNPHGQAPALVLDDGTLITEITAICEYLDETQPGDSLIGSTPEMRAQTRRWTRWADLNVADPLTVAFRGSEGLPMFKDRVVCVPEGAPGLKAYVQDRLSWLNEHWDGREWLAGDNFSLADILLFCFLAFGEQVGQPLNRDFKNVADWFDRVAARESVKG
- a CDS encoding MarR family winged helix-turn-helix transcriptional regulator, yielding MSEPRNPRVYSRLQIAAQMLRKVTDRQLVEVAGITAAQLGVLNRIDAAHELNQTSLARDLRLNDSAITAMVKRLMTLGMIEKTRSQSDSRAWALKLTKNGETAIAKANSQTLSINARIEREFGTEGLKDFVAKLNRTIELCDEELVVEVDE